One genomic segment of Helianthus annuus cultivar XRQ/B chromosome 14, HanXRQr2.0-SUNRISE, whole genome shotgun sequence includes these proteins:
- the LOC110907057 gene encoding proteoglycan 4-like, giving the protein MKEAAYADELKTLEEFKPTRNDWFVKETRRRRRKVTPKAQEGEGSSSQPKKKQKKAAKTLLIDEPEEDEPVVTAEEDSYNVDENLMFNVDVLGTEPTVNVETEQAVNVEAQKEKVIDDIEGDDVDKDTTSSSSSSEDEVDEAGRLRRIQEATEKEKLLRKRKRQEKEDAPYVPSPQHVSESQSPSSGRKKAGARKKVVSPKIRKVTPKISKPKIVLKKKPSKETSKPSTPPHEPTPPQSPIQSPPRQPTPPQQPSPPKQPTPPRQPSPIHPSSLHLSPPQQTLFTSQEIFQTPPLTQGQLTPGSAGHKGLHIPHDNLEDIGDFDFANDEQVKKLEKKMDEVLDENKKLAAENKKVSNRENILEMRVKRLEIDNKELLKKIDTDQSEIDILKVRVAELEEEKAQRDEQNKYFELKNKELEAAKALREHEFYMLNKVVESMLGTSVEQKFEEIQVEELRAQR; this is encoded by the coding sequence ATGAAAGAGGCAGCCTATGCTGATGAGCTGAAGACTCTTGAAGAGTTCAAACCTACTCGTAATGATTGGTTTGTTAAAGAAACGAGGAGGAGACGCAGAAAGGTTACTCCTAAAGCTCAAGAGGGTGAGGGATCATCATCACAACcgaagaagaaacaaaagaaagccgCTAAAACGTTATTGATTGATGAACCTGAAGAAGATGAGCCAGTTGTAACTGCGGAAGAAGATTCGTATAATGttgatgaaaacttgatgtttAATGTTGATGTTTTAGGGACTGAGCCAACAGTGAATGTTGAAACTGAACAAGCTGTTAATGTAGAAGCTCAGAAAGAGAAGGTTATTGACGATATTGAAGGTGATGATGTTGATAAAGATACTACAAGTTCCTCGAGTTCTTCAGAAGATGAAGTAGATGAAGCTGGACGTTTAAGAAGAATTCAGGAAGCAACGGAGAAAGAGAAGTTGTTGAGAAAGAGGAAAAGGCAAGAAAAGGAAGATGCTCCATATGTGCCATCTCCACAACATGTTTCTGAATCGCAATCACCTTCTAGTGGCAGAAAGAAGGCCGGGGCAAGAAAGAAAGTTGTATCTCCAAAGATCCGGAAAGTTACACCAAAGATTTCAAAGCCAAAGATCGTCTTAAAGAAGAAACCTTCCAAAGAAACCAGTAAACcatcaacaccaccacatgaGCCAACACCACCTCAATCTCCAATTCAATCACCTCCACGACAACCTACACCTCCACAACAACCTTCTccaccaaaacaaccaacaccacccagacaaccatCACCAATACACCCTTCATCACTACATCTTTCACCACCACAACAAACCTTATTCACATCGCAAGAAATCtttcaaacaccaccactcacccAAGGTCAACTAACACCTGGTTCTGCTGGGCACAAAGGTCTTCACATTCCTCATGATAATCTTGAAGACATTGGAGATTTCGACTTTGCAAACGATGAACAAGTTAAGAAGTTGGAAAAGAAGATGGATGAAGTGTTGGATGAAAACAAAAAGTTAGCTGCTGAGAACAAGAAAGTTTCTAATCGTGAGAATATTCTTGAAATGCGTGTGAAGAGGCTGGAGATTGACAACAAAGAATTGTTGAAGAAGATTGACACTGATCAATCTGAGATTGATATCTTGAAAGTACGAGTTgctgaacttgaagaagaaaaagctCAAAGAGATGAACAGAATAAATACTTCGAGTTGAAAAATAAAGAGCTTGAAGCTGCTAAGGCTTTGAGGGAGCATGAGTTCTACATGTTAAACAAAGTCGTTGAAAGTATGCTCGGAACATCAGTTGAACAAAAGTTTGAAGAGATACAAGTTGAAGAACTAAGGGCACAACGTTAA